In the Arachis hypogaea cultivar Tifrunner chromosome 20, arahy.Tifrunner.gnm2.J5K5, whole genome shotgun sequence genome, GTAAAGTTCAATCTTAGTTCGACTCAAAGTAACATCAAACAACATATTTGATTGATTAGGTGAGTATATTTTGAAGTTTTTCATAAGAGTCGTTAGTTGTTTGGTGAATTCTAGTTGTTTAAACAGAATTTTCCCATCCATCAACACTTCAAAATTATGACTGGAGTATTGCAAATGTTTCCAGTAGTTTACAGTTTATACTGTTTATAGTTGATAGTTTACAGAATTTTAGTACTTGTTGACAAAACAATTGGATCAACAAgtgctttctttttattttctggtGAGAAGAATAATTTCATTGATCAATAGAAACAAATGCAGCTTGAAGCAAGTACTAAAATTTGCACAAATTATGCCTTGGTTAAACAATATACAATGGCTACAATTATGACTTCTACTTGGTGACCTATTTGTTTCTATCAATAACACTTGCAAAGGTGGCAGCAGTAAAATATGATCAAATGCTACCTTTACAATATCAGAAATGGATGACTTTGGTCACTAAATCACTTTCAACATGGTGATTTTTTCCCGTTTCCATACTTCTCTTACTGTTTTGATATTCTTGCCTTCTTCAGAATCCGACTTTTAAGTCCATGTTATCCGCCAATAGGGTGCAGACATGCAATAACCGGAACCTAAACCAGAAATCCCATCGATCCACTATTGAAGGGCATGATTTGTTGAATGCTCTATGTTATAACGCAGTTCTTTGGATCTCTAGATTGGTATAAGGCAACTGATGTTTTAAATTGAGGAAACTTCAGTAACTGCAACACCACCAAGGTTCCAGGAGATGTTCATTAACTAGAATGGTTCACATGGTTGACTCGGCATATTACAACAGCATCTCCTTGGCCATAGTCAATATAGTGGCATTTATCTCTTCATTATCGCTACGTTGAGCTCCGGCAAGAAACAGATGAACCTCATCTTTCAGGGTAATCCAACTACAACCAGGATTTTTTCTAATTCCTTTTAAATTCTTAGTCTTTCTTATTAAGTCACCCTCAGTCTTTCTCCCAGCAGCAGAATACAAGTCAGATAATACCACATAAGGAGTCGCATTTTCAGGATCCAGTTCGATCATATGCTGAACAGCAAGCTCGGCAAGGTCAAGACGCAGGTAGGTCCTGCTCGCAGCAAGAATAGCTCCCCAAACCCCAGAATGCGGCTTCAATGGCATTGAACCTATTAAATTTATTGCTTTGTCTAGCAAGCCAGCACGACCAAGGAGATCAACCATGCATGCATAATGATCAATTTCTGGCTCAATTCCATATCGAGATTTCATTGCATTAAATAAATTCCATCCCTGTTCAATTAGCCCTGCATGAGTGCAGGCCGATAGAGCAGCAAGCATCGTAACACCATTGGGTTCAAGGCCTTTATTCTGCATGTTCTTATATACATCGAGAGCTTCTTCACCAAAACCATTTTGTGCAAACCCATTGATGATTGAGTTATAACAGATGACATTTGGTTCAGCAACATCTAAGAAGATCCTGTAAGCATCCATAACATTTCCACACTTAGAGTAAAATGATATCAGAGAATTTTGTACAGACAGATCATATTCCAAGCTCGTCTTTAGAACACAGGCATGAATCTGGAGCCCTTGGTTCAAAGCTACCATGGCAGCCGAAGCTGCTAGAACACTGCTAATAGTTAGAGGATTCGGCTTACATCCTTCACGATTCATCCGAGCATACCAATACAAAGCTTCCCAATATACCTTATTAGTCACAAACCCAGATATAGCAGCAGTCCAAACAAAAGTGTCTTTCTCTGGCAACATACCAAACATCGCCTTGGCCTCTCCAATTCTTCCACTCTTAGAGAATCCAGAGATCATGGCTGTCCAAGAAATCAAGTCTTTCTCTGGCATCCTCTCAAAAAGCCTGTAAGCTGCATCTACTTCATCTCCATGAATGTATCCAGAAATCATAGAGTTCCAGCTAACCACATCCCTTTTACTCATGGTACAGAATATTTTGCTCGCTGCATCCATCAAACCGAATGAACAATACATTGTAATAAAAGAATTACTCAAAAAGCTATCAAATTCAAATCCCATATGCGAAACCAATGCATGTGTCTGCATTCCCTCCCACATCCTTCCACAACCTCCACAACCTTTAAGCACAATAGTCATTGTTGTGGAATTAACTCCAACCAGGCCTTCCCTCCTCATATCCAAGAACAATCTAAACCCTTCTTCAAAGAAACCTCTCTCCATGTACCCATCAATCATGGCGCTCCAAGAAACCACATTCCTCTCTGGCATTCTGTCGAACAATCTCCGAGCACTGGCAACCTTCCCGTCCCGGCACAAGCCATCAATAACAGAACTCCAAGAAACAACATCCCTCTCAACCATGCCTTCAAAAATGCGCAACGCCTCCTTCGTTTGGCCCATCTTGAAGTACCCATTGATCAGCAAATTCGAGCACGCCGGGTCCCGGAACTCAACCGGGGTGTCACAGTACAACTGTTCAGCCCTGTGTATCATTCCAGCCTTAACAAACCCCATGATCATGGCAGAATATGAAACCAAATTGCGTTCCCTCAAAAGGGAAAAAATCTTGTAAGCATTGCAAACATCACAACCGTTGCGAATATAAGCAGAGACCATGGCGTTATAAGAAGCAGTGTTTCTTTGGGGCATTTCGTCGAACACCTTGCGGGCATTTGCAATTTGACCGTTTTGGGCATAGGCAGTGAGCATGGCTGTCCATGAGACCGTGGTCTTCCGGGGCATTCTTCGGAAAACTCCTTCCGCGGCTTCGACGTCGCCGTTTCGTCCATGTTCGGCGATTTGGTTGTTGCAGTAAATCAAGAAGTTGCTGCCATTGGCACATTTTGCAAAGTGAGTGTGATTGGAATGTGAGAGTGATGGCTTCAATTTGGTGATTGGTTTGTTCAGGTTTCTGGTTAGCATGTTTGGGTTCCAAGATACTGCAAACTTTCCATAGCGTCACACTTGACTCAATTACTAAGCATTAAAACTAACAGTCATTATAATTTCTTCACAAGGTAATTATCTGGGTTAACCTTTGATCACAAGCCAGATAAGGATTCTCATAAAGAATTAGTTAATGATAGTTTAAGAGGCATTAGAATTTGGGAAAAATAACATTTGTTAGGGTAGATATTCTAGCATCGGATTCGATGGTCCCagaacaaaacatgtttttaagtattttttataactgctaaatagttcttatctaattttaattataaattaaccccatatattttatttaatcataaaaattattttttattttataaattattattttatcattaatctattatgtttattaacaataaaaaaacaaaaacaataacgaattagatcttccattgatcctAATAAACTTTTTGgctattccaatcgattaaaagattatatttgatTCGTGACGTTCGTCCATGActgtgaaatcgtgtttctttgaaactcaatcgattggattatcaaaacaatcgattgaatttcaggttttCCATAACTCAGGTTGTCATCACacaacaatcgattgaaaattgcatGGCAGCATGGTTTtcgcaaaaatcaatcgattggtcatattacccaatcgattgaacgatgactaaaatgtgggttttttataattcaatcgattagGCCATATCAGAGACAAGCCGTGTTTGAGTACGTGGCCTATATGGTCGAGTTCGAGCACGATTGGTCGCTTGCCTCGGTGTTGATAAAGAGGTGGAGGCCTGAGTCCCATACATTTCATTTACTGTGCGGGGAGATGactatcaccctgcaggacgTGGCCTATCAGTTGGGACTCAGGATTGACGGTGATCTTGTGAGTAGATGCATAGGTGGGTGGGAGCAGTACCATCAAGGACGGACCATTGAGGAGTCATGTGAGCAGATTCTGAGTGTTGTTCCCGGCTTAGAGGACAGACAGTCACAGACGAAGTGGACTGTGAAACTCACTTGGTTCCACAACACGGTTTGTGGAGAGATGGAGCATGACGCCACAGAGGAGCGTCTGATGAGGTACACGAGAGGATACATCATGCAGTTGATAGGGGGTATCCCGATGCATCTGACTCTAGCGATGACTCTCTGTTTTGCAAGCCAAACCTTTCTGTAGGACGCCTTGTAACCAAAGTGATTCTCCACACCTCCTTGTAGAACCCTGATACTGATTGTTGGATCGGCCTTGACCATCGTGAAAATGTGTTGCGCAATCACTTTCGAATCCAACCTACAATGATCTTGCCCCATTGAAGTTTGCATGCAAGTAT is a window encoding:
- the LOC112784814 gene encoding pentatricopeptide repeat-containing protein At1g53600, mitochondrial, which codes for MLTRNLNKPITKLKPSLSHSNHTHFAKCANGSNFLIYCNNQIAEHGRNGDVEAAEGVFRRMPRKTTVSWTAMLTAYAQNGQIANARKVFDEMPQRNTASYNAMVSAYIRNGCDVCNAYKIFSLLRERNLVSYSAMIMGFVKAGMIHRAEQLYCDTPVEFRDPACSNLLINGYFKMGQTKEALRIFEGMVERDVVSWSSVIDGLCRDGKVASARRLFDRMPERNVVSWSAMIDGYMERGFFEEGFRLFLDMRREGLVGVNSTTMTIVLKGCGGCGRMWEGMQTHALVSHMGFEFDSFLSNSFITMYCSFGLMDAASKIFCTMSKRDVVSWNSMISGYIHGDEVDAAYRLFERMPEKDLISWTAMISGFSKSGRIGEAKAMFGMLPEKDTFVWTAAISGFVTNKVYWEALYWYARMNREGCKPNPLTISSVLAASAAMVALNQGLQIHACVLKTSLEYDLSVQNSLISFYSKCGNVMDAYRIFLDVAEPNVICYNSIINGFAQNGFGEEALDVYKNMQNKGLEPNGVTMLAALSACTHAGLIEQGWNLFNAMKSRYGIEPEIDHYACMVDLLGRAGLLDKAINLIGSMPLKPHSGVWGAILAASRTYLRLDLAELAVQHMIELDPENATPYVVLSDLYSAAGRKTEGDLIRKTKNLKGIRKNPGCSWITLKDEVHLFLAGAQRSDNEEINATILTMAKEMLL